In Magnetofaba australis IT-1, the sequence AGACACTCGTTTGAAAAATGGATTGAGAAACGAATGGGGCACTCCAGGCCATGGTCTCGCGAGGCCCGTATGTTGGCGTTGAAACTACGCGCGCTACTTATGGAGCTTAGATTATGCAAGTGACGCCTGAATCCGTTGTGTTAAAAACTCTGCGCGAGGCCACTTGGCCCATTCATCAAAAACTGGATCGGCACCCTCTCCTTGCCCCCCTCACTTCCCCAAAATTGGATAAGCGCCTCTACACCAATGCGCTAGCAGCGTTGGCTGGTCCATTTACAGCATTCGAACACTCTGTGCATGGCAAGGCTAACCAGTTTGAGTGGGTAACCGAGTATCAGATTCGTTCTGGGTCTCTGTCTTCTGACTTACGTCAACTAGGGTCTGCCCCGTTTGCATTCACCCTGGATAACTGCCTCCTTGAAGATGAAGCATCCCTCCTGGGATTGCTTTACCTGCTGGAAGGATCTCGGTTCGGCGCATCGGTAATTGCCCGAAATCTCAATCAAGCACTGCCTGATGATTTACCCAAAGAGTTCTTTTCCAACCCAAGTCCACCAGAGTGGCCAACATACTGGCTGAAACAGGCAAATCAACTTCCAAGATCAGCTCATGACAAGTTGCTCTCCTCCGCGACCAAGAGCTTCACCATCTTTGTCTCACATCTCGATCTCTCGCTAAAATTCACAACGTGACTTGCCATGGGAAATCATGTTGAAATTGCAGATCAACTTGGTTCAAAGTTAATTTATGAGGCAATGCCTTCGTGGCGATCTGTCACTCAAAGCAGACTTAGTGACCGCGCCAGATTCTGCTCGAACAGTATGATAAATGGTGAAAACGCCCCATTTTTCTGACGCTAGCATCATGACTGACCATAACCGAACCAATGCTTTAAATGTCATTCTCCGTCTTGACCGCCACTGTGCTGGTTCAGCGGA encodes:
- a CDS encoding biliverdin-producing heme oxygenase, with the protein product MQVTPESVVLKTLREATWPIHQKLDRHPLLAPLTSPKLDKRLYTNALAALAGPFTAFEHSVHGKANQFEWVTEYQIRSGSLSSDLRQLGSAPFAFTLDNCLLEDEASLLGLLYLLEGSRFGASVIARNLNQALPDDLPKEFFSNPSPPEWPTYWLKQANQLPRSAHDKLLSSATKSFTIFVSHLDLSLKFTT